AGGTTATACAGATAGTTGGTAGGACCATAACCGGTTTCAGGGAAGTTGTGTGTATATTCTTTGTTATAGCTGATACGTCCGTTCACCGTAAAGTCCTTTGTCATGTTGTAGGTACCAGACAGGTTGAAGGAAGTATTCTTCAGGTCTGTATTAGGTACAATACCCTGCTGATAGATATGAGACGCTGATGCGCGGAAACTACCGTTATCACTGGATTTTGCAAAGCTGATGTTATTACTGGTGATCACCCCTGTTCTGAAGAAGTTATTCACATTATCCTTACCACGGGAGAGGAAAGGCAATGGCACCAGCTTACCGGTGTTCGGATCTACCGGACTATTGAACTGAGGTGTTTCATAGTAACCACTTGGCGTAGAAGGATCGCGCTGGTCCAGCTTAGGGCCCCAGATCCATCCAAAACCTTCCGGACCACTACCTGATCCGTCTATATACTGATATTCTCCTTTAAAACCGTTACCATAGGTAGTCTGCACCTTAGGGATACGGATAAAGCTGGTCTGGAACTGTGTAGAGGAATTGAAGTCAACGCTCAGGTCTTTCGCACCACCTCTTTTCGTGGTGATCATGATCGCACCATTCATACCGATGGAACCATACAGCGCAGAAGCAGAAGCACCTTTCAGTACGGTCATACTTTCAATATCATCTGCATTGATCTTATATAAGTCGGCGGACTGGTCTGGGATACCATCTATTACGATCAGCGGTTTAGCACCACGCAGCGAAATACCCGGGTCCTGGAACAAGTCAGTAGTATTCCTGATAGTCAGACCAGCTACACGGCCTGTCAGAGAGCTGATCACGTTTGGTTCACGTGCCTTTACCAGGTCAGCACCTTTTACTTCCTGTGCAGCATAACCAACTTTTGCTTTTTCTTTCTTAATACCTAATGCAGTCACCAGTACTTCAGAGAGCACTTTCTCATCATCCTGTAAAGTGACCTGGTAACTCCCGGATCTACCGACAGTTAGCAGGTAGGTCTGATAACCGGTAAAAAAGAACTGCAATACTTCACCTTCATTGGCTTTGATCTGGAAGTCGCCATTCTCCGTCGTGATGGTACCGCGTTTAGTACCTTTCACCATGATAGACACACCAGGTAAAGGTTGTTTTTTACTATCGGTTACTTTACCGGAAATGTTCTTCTCGGCAGGATCACCGGGGTCAGTTACTGCACCTGCCTTTACGATGATATTGTTATCGAGGCATTTGTAGTTGAAAGCTGCTTGTCCGGCCAGCAGTTGCAATACATTCTCCAGTGTGGTATTTCTGGCGTTAAGATTTACTTTTCTATTCATCAGTCCGGACTGGTCCACACAGATGATAGCATAATGCGTTTGTTGTTCGATCAGCTCGAACACTTCTTCTAATGATTTATTATGTACGGTCAGAGAGCAGGGCACCTTGTGCAGGTCCGCGATCCTCTCCGCCTTTACGGTTGTAAAAGGCAATGAAAATACACAGCAAAGCAAGAGGCATAAGACTGCTTTACTGCGGATACTCAGATGTTTGTAAAAAGAAGACATAAATGCATGCATTTAGTGTGATTGATAAGCGTTGTTTTCGATAAACCGGATCTGCTTTCCGTTGATGGTGTAGTCGAGATTGCCCGTTGCTTTGATCACATCCAGGATGTAATGAAGTGGCTTGTCCCTGAACTTCGCAAACAACTTATAGTTAGCCATGGCAGGGTCGGTAAAGATGATCTCAACATCATACAATTGCTCCAGTTTGCGTGCCACCACAGCGAGTGATTCGTTGCGGAATATGAGTAAACGGGACGTCCATCCGGTTACTGATTCCACATCATAATCTCTTGTGAAAGCCTGCTTCGCATGGCTATCATAAAATAACTCCTGTCCTGGCTGCAGGTCAACAGGATGCGGCTGCGCAGGCGTACTTACCTGTACCTTCCCCTCTACCAGGGAAACGGCAGCACTGTCCTGCCCTTTGTAGTGTGCTACGTTAAAACGGGTACCGAGTACCAGTACAGAGAGCTCTCCTGCCAGTACAGTAAAGGGACGGTGCGCATTTTTAGTGACATCAAAAAATGCCTCTCCTTCCAGTATGATGTGCCGGTCAGTCTTACCGAAGTCCTGTGTATAACGGATAGTGCTGTGAGGCGCGAGGTGCACAATCGTACTGTCCGGCATTGTCAGTGTCAGCACCTGTCCCGGCAACCCTGTTCTCTCCACATAGGCGATGGGTTGCGGCTTTGTGCTGTGACGCAGATAGAACACACTGCTGATGATCATACCTGTTACGACAGCTGCGGCCGCGATCTGTGTAAGGTATTGTTTCATCATAGTGATCAGCGCAGGTTGCTGACGCTGGCGGATGCGTTGTTTTACATCCTTTAGTGCAGCATTCACCAATGCAGTATCTGATCGTTGATGGCTGGCCTGCCATAACTCTTTTAATACATTGTAAGTCTGCCTGTTCTCTGCTGCGCTCTCCAGCCAATCGGCCAGGAAGTCTTCTTCCCATAGGGCGGTCTGTTCATTAAAATGCCTGGTGATCAGTAAATAAAGCTCCTGCTGTTCCACAATGTTTCCGTTTACAAGACAAGGACGAAAAGAATGACGCTGCTCGTGACAGGAAAAATGGAGTTAACATATTGGTAATATTGGATAGGTCGCCTTGAGGAATTTAAGGGCGCGGAACATGTGTGTCTTAACTGAATTAACAGATATATTTAATAGACCCGCAATCTCTTCATAACTGAATCCTTCATATCGGTGCATCTTGAATACCAGCTGCATCTGCGGCGGCAACTGTGCGATCAGGGACTGGATATGTACAGTGATATCTTTATACATCAGCTGATGATCGGGTTGCTGATAGCCATCATCAGGCATCTCTGCAAGTGCTTCTTCCGGGAGGTTATACATTGATTTTCGCTTACGATAGTAATCGAAGATCCTGTTACGGACCGCTACATACAGGTATGCGTTTAAAGTGGTGGAAATAGCCAGCTGGCGGCGGTTATGCCATAGGGCGCAGAACATTTCCGCGACGATATCTTCTGCTTCATCAGTAGGATATGGCAGCAATACTTTAGCGAACTGTCTCAATCCTTCATAGTAGCGTTTGAAGATAGCGTCAAACGCATCTTCGCTTCCGGAGATGAACAGTTGCAGATAGTGGTTATCGTCGAAAGACTGGCGTGCCATTGCCACAAATCTAAGGGGCGGCCACGGGTTTCAATGTTAGGTTTTCATTAAGTCTTAAGAGAGGGCGGTATTATCGCATTACATAATCACGTTCGCCATCTTTAAAAATAGATATCTACGTAGTCTACAACATTATTCCCTTCGCAGTTATCCATTTCCTGTAAACGCCAGTATTTTCTTGCACCTTTCGCCAGGAAATGGTATGTACCTGTCTTATCACATACCTCTCCTTTATTAACAGTGGCATACCTGGTTTGGATCTTACCCTTAAATATCAGCTCATTAAAAGTGACCATCGTCAGTGTACCATCGATCGTCACAAAGTCGCCGTTCTCCCCACGTTGCTCACCTTTAACCGTATACGTACCATCCCTTTGCTTTTTGATCTGCACTTTACCCGGCTGGTCCCAGCTGATCCATTGCAAGGTGAAATTGTGTTTGCCTTCCCGTATCTGTTTAACAGGTTGCTTAGCTACATGCTGGGCAAAACTGGTGGAGAAGGCCAGACTTAATACGCAGGTTGTACCAAAAAATAACTTTTTCATATTCATAAATCGTTCGTTATAGCGGAGCTGGTCTGGTGTATCATTAGACCAGGGAAAAAATTAATGAATTAATATGATAGTAATTAATAGCCGGAGTGAGATGATTGCAGGAGTTCATCTGGTCTGCTCCACCACTAGACCAGCAACAATTTCTTCCTGAACTATCCTACTATGCCATGTAGGTGAAACACAGCACTGGTCTGCCTCACAACTAGACCAGAGAAGATAACATGCAATACTGATAAAAAACTATCTGACTTAAAATTCAAACACCTTGCATATACTAGAGCACCAGGCAATCCATCCCCTCATGATCCTTTCTCCGCATGCCTCTATAGAGCTCCGGACTCACATGCATACTCTTCTTGAATAGGCGTGAGAAATGGTACGGATCTTCATACCCTATCGCAGTAGCCACCTGCTTGATCTTCAGGTCTGTCGTGTATAACAGCAGACAAGCCTGCTGTAGTTTCAGGTGAATAAAATAATTCAGCGGAGACATGCCCGTCGTCTTTTTAAACAGGTTGGAGAAATGTGAAGGTGACAGGTCAGCCAGCTGCGCCAGGCGTTCTACCGTCAGTGTAGCCGCGAGGTGCTGCTGCATATACCGGATCGTATCATGGATACGGTGATGCCCTTCCGCCGTGTCACGGGTAGGCTTTTCCGGGAAAAGAAAGGTCGAAATGAAGTGGTACAGATGTAGGTTTGCTTTGCTCAGATTGTCTTTTCCAAATCCCATCTTCAGTGACTGGAACATGCTGTTCCATAGCTGAATCCCTTTCTCATTGCGGTGAATGGGTTTTGGACCATCATACAGCCCAATGTTAAATCCATGATTAAATGCCTCCATATCTTTTCCGCTGAAATGCACCCAGTAAATTGTCCATGGATGATCATCATCAGAGCCATAGCGCAACGGCAGATCAGTGACCGGAATAATGACATATTCATTCATGCCGACCCTGAATGTCCTGTTATCAATTGAGTACCAGCCTTTGCCGTGCGTACAATAGATCAGAATATTGTCCGTGCAGCCTTTTTCTCTGTCCCTGTAATGAAAAGCAGCTTTAGGAAAATAACCAATGTGTGTGATGTACAGCTGACCCAGTACGGGATTGATCTTAATGGCATTTTTCCAGACGGCATCAGGGAGACTGATGAGCTGTTCCCCTTCGAAGCCATCCCTTCTTTTAAGAGTCCCCATAACGTGAATGTTGTTTTGATGTTTTTCGTACCTGAAAAATACTCAATTCATCTGA
The DNA window shown above is from Chitinophaga agri and carries:
- a CDS encoding RNA polymerase sigma-70 factor, whose translation is MARQSFDDNHYLQLFISGSEDAFDAIFKRYYEGLRQFAKVLLPYPTDEAEDIVAEMFCALWHNRRQLAISTTLNAYLYVAVRNRIFDYYRKRKSMYNLPEEALAEMPDDGYQQPDHQLMYKDITVHIQSLIAQLPPQMQLVFKMHRYEGFSYEEIAGLLNISVNSVKTHMFRALKFLKATYPILPIC
- a CDS encoding AraC family transcriptional regulator; translated protein: MGTLKRRDGFEGEQLISLPDAVWKNAIKINPVLGQLYITHIGYFPKAAFHYRDREKGCTDNILIYCTHGKGWYSIDNRTFRVGMNEYVIIPVTDLPLRYGSDDDHPWTIYWVHFSGKDMEAFNHGFNIGLYDGPKPIHRNEKGIQLWNSMFQSLKMGFGKDNLSKANLHLYHFISTFLFPEKPTRDTAEGHHRIHDTIRYMQQHLAATLTVERLAQLADLSPSHFSNLFKKTTGMSPLNYFIHLKLQQACLLLYTTDLKIKQVATAIGYEDPYHFSRLFKKSMHVSPELYRGMRRKDHEGMDCLVL
- a CDS encoding FecR family protein — its product is MEQQELYLLITRHFNEQTALWEEDFLADWLESAAENRQTYNVLKELWQASHQRSDTALVNAALKDVKQRIRQRQQPALITMMKQYLTQIAAAAVVTGMIISSVFYLRHSTKPQPIAYVERTGLPGQVLTLTMPDSTIVHLAPHSTIRYTQDFGKTDRHIILEGEAFFDVTKNAHRPFTVLAGELSVLVLGTRFNVAHYKGQDSAAVSLVEGKVQVSTPAQPHPVDLQPGQELFYDSHAKQAFTRDYDVESVTGWTSRLLIFRNESLAVVARKLEQLYDVEIIFTDPAMANYKLFAKFRDKPLHYILDVIKATGNLDYTINGKQIRFIENNAYQSH